The nucleotide sequence tatcagcactccttgcgaagccagctctctTTAGAAGGGAAGAactgctagcgaaggcagctcttcttgcgaaggcagcactccttgcaaaggcagcactccttgtgaaggcaccaccccttgcgaaggcagcactccctgcaaaggcagccctcattgcgaagggagcactcattgcgaatgcagcactccttgcgaaggcagcactccttgcgaaggcagcactcattgggaggcagcactcgttgcaaaggtagTACTCCATGGGAAGGCTGCACCacttgcgaatgcattaccccttgcaaaggcagcactccctgcgaaggtagccctcctctcgaaggcagccctccttgcaaagacaacactcctagcgaaggcagcactcctagcgaaggcagcactcctttcgaaggcagtactccttgcgaaggcagcactccttttgaaggcagcactcctagcgatggcagcacaccatgcgaaggcagcacttcttgcgaaggcaccacaccctgcgaatgcatgtctctgtgcaaaggcagcactccgtgggaaggcagcactacgtgcaaaggctgcactccgtgcgaaggctgcactccttgcgaaggcagcactccttgcgaaggcagcactcctagcgaaggcagcactccttgcgaaggcagcacttcttgcgaaggcaccactccctgcgaatgcagatctctgtgcaaaggcagcactccgtgcgaaggcagcactacgtgcgaaggctgcactccatgcgaaggcagcactccttgcgaatgcagcactccttgcgaaggcagcactccttgcgaaggcagcactcattgcgatggcagcgctccttgcaaaggcagcactccttgcgaaggcagcacaccttgcgaaggcagcactccttgcggatgcagcactccctgcgaaggcagcacttcttgtgaaggcaccactccttgcgaaggcagcactccctgcaaaggcagcactccctgcgaaggcagtcctccttgcgaaagcagcactcttagcgaaggcagcactccttgcgaaggcatctctccttagaagggcagctagcgaaggcagcactccttgcgaaggcatatctccttgcgaaggcagcactccttgcgaaggcagcactcattggaaggcagcactcgttcaaaggcagtactccctgagaaggcagcactacttgcgaaggcattaccccttgcaaaggcagcactccctgcgaaggcagccctcctctcgaaggcagccctccttgcgaagacagcactcctagcgaaggcagcactccttgtgaaggcagcactccttgcgaaggcagtactccttgcgaaggcagtactccttgcgaaagcagcactccttgcggaggcagcactccttgtgaatgcagcactccttgtgaaggcaacactccttgcgaaggcaccaccccttgcgaaggcatcactccctgcgaaggcattaccccttgcgaaggcagcactccccgcgaaggcagccctccttgcgaaggcagccctccttgtgagggcagcactcctagcgaaggcagcactccttgggaaggcagcactccttgcgaaggcagcactccttgcgaaggaagcactccttgcaaaggcagcactccttgcgaaggcaacactccttgcgaaggcaccaccgcttgcgaaggaagcactccctccgaaggcattaccccttgcaaaggcagcacaccttgcgaaggcagcactccttgcgaaggctgcactctgtacgaaggcaacactcctagggaaggcagcactctgtcccaaggcagcactccttgggaaggcagtactccttgtgaaggcagcactccttccaaaggcagcactccttgcgaaggcagcactccttgcgaaggcagcactctttgcgaagggagcactccttgcaaaggcagcactccttggaaggcagcactccttgcaaaggcagtactccctgcgaaagcagaactacttgcgaaggcattaccccttgcgaaggcagcactccctgcgaaggcagccctccttgcgaaagcaggactccttgcgaatgcagcgctccttgcgaaggcagcactccttgcgaaggcagcactccttgcaaaggcagcactccttgtgctGGCAGcgttccttgcaaaggcagcacttcttctgaaggcagcacaccttgcgaaggcagcactccttgcggatgcagcactccctgcgaaggcagcactccttgcgaaggcaccactccttgcgaaggcagcactccttgcaaaggcagcactccctgcgaagtcagccctccttgcgaaagcaggacTCCTAGCGATATCAGCACTCCTTGCGaggccagctctccttagaagggcagcactgctagcgaaggcagctcttcttgcgaaggcagcactccttgcaaaggcagcactccttgtgaaggcaccaccccttgcgaaggcagcactccctgcaaaggcagccctcattgcgaaggcagcactcattgcgaatgcagcactccttgcgaaggcagcactccttgcgaaggcagcactcattgggaggcagcactcgttgcaaaggtagTACTCCATGAGAAGGCTGCACCacttgcgaatgcattaccccttgcaaaggcagcactccctgcgaaggtagcCCTCCTCTCGAATGCAGCCCTCCTTGCAAAGaaaacactcctagcgaaggcagcactccttgcgaaggcagcactccttgcgaaggaagcactccttgaaaaggcagcactcattggaaggcagcaatcgttgcaaaggcagtactccctctttgcgaagccagccctccttgcgaaggcagcactcctagcgaaggcagcactccttgagatggcagcgctccttgcaaaagcagcactccttgcgaaggcagcacaccttacgaaggcagcactccttgcggatgcagcactccctgcgaaagcagtactccttgcgaaggcaccacttcttgcgaaggcagcactccctgcaaaggcagcactccctgctaaggcagcactcactgcgaaggcagccctccttgcgaaagcagcactcctagcgaaggcagcactccttgcgaaggcagctctccttagaagggcagcactcctagcgaaggcagcactccttgcgaaggcatatctccttgcgaaggcagcactccttgcaaagcagcactccttgggaaggcaccacccattgcgaaggcagcactcccagcaatggcagccctcattgcgaaggcagcactccttgcgaaggcagccctccttgcgaaggcagcactccttgcgaaggcagcactccttgcgaaggcaccaccccttgcgaaggcagcactccctgcaaaggcagccctcattgcgaaggcatcactccttgcgaaggcagcactccttgcgaaggcagcactccttgcgaaggcagcagtccttgcgaaggcagcactcattggaaggcagcactcattgcaaagGCAgtgctccctgagaaggcagcactacttgcgaaggcattaccccttgcgaaggcagcactccctgcgaaggcagccctcctctcgaatgcagccctccttgcgagggcagcactcctagcgaaggcagcactccttgcgaaggcagcactccttgcgaaggaagcactccttgcaaaggcagcactcattggaaggcagcactcgttgcaaaggcagtactccctctttgcgaagccagccctccttgcgaaggcagcactcctagcgaaggcagcactccttgagatggcagcgctccttgcaaaagcagcactccttgcgaaggcagcacaccttacgaaggcaggactccttgcggatgcagcactccctgcgaaggcagcactccttgcgaaggcaccactccttgcgaaggcagcactccctgcaaaggcagcactccctgcaaaggcagcactcactgcgaaggcagccctccttgcgaaagcagcactcctagcgaaggcagcactccttgcgaaggcagctctccttagaaaggcagcactcctagcgaaggcagcactccttgcgaaggcatatctccttgcgaaggcagcactccttgcaaaggcagcactccttgggaaggcaccacccattgcgaaggcagcactcccagcaaaggcagccctcattgcgaaggcagcactccttgcaaaggcagcactccttgcgaaggcagcactctttgcgaaagcagcactccttgcgaacgcacAACCCCTtgtaaaggcagcactccctgcaaaggcagccctcattgcgaaggcagcactccttgcgaaggcagcactccttgcgaaggcagcactccttgcgaaggcagcactccttgggaaggcagcactccttgcgaaggcagcactccttgcgaaggcagcactccttgcgaaggctgcactccttgtgaaggcagcactcattggaaggcagcactcgttgcaaaggcagtgctccctgagaaggcagcactacttgcgaaggcattaccccttgcgaaggaagcactccctgcgaaggcagccctcctctcgaaggcagccctccttgcgagggcagcacacctagcgaaggcagcactcctagcgaaggcagcactccttgcgaaggcagcactccttgcgaaggcagtactccttgcgaaggcagcactccttgcgaaggcagcactccttgcggaggcaccactccttctgaacgcagcactccttgcgaaggcaacactgctagcgaaggcagcactccttgtgaaggcagcactccttgcgaaggcagtactccttgcaaaggcagcacaccttgcgaaggcagcactccttgcgaaggctgcactctgtacgaaggcaacactcctagcgaaggcagcactctgtcccaaggcagcactccttgggaaggcagcactccttgcgaaggcagcactccttgcgaaggcagcactccttgcgaaggcagcactccttgcgaaggcagcactcctagcgaaggcagccttcattgtgaaggcagcactccttgcgaaggcagcactctttgcgaaggcagcactgtttgcgaagggagcacttcttgcgaaggcagcactccttggaaggcagcactccttgcaaaggcagtactccctgcgaaagcagaactacttgcgaaggcattaccccttgcgaaggcagcactccctgcgaaggcagccctctttgtgaAGGcggccctccttgcgaaggcagcactcctagcgaaggcagcactccttgcgatggcagcgctccttgcaaaggcagcactactagcgatggcagcactccttgcgaagccagcactccttagaagggcagcactcctagcgaacgcagcactccttgcgaaggcagcactccttgcaaaggcagcactccttgcaaaggcaccaatccttgcaaaggcagcactccctctaagggcagccctcattgcgaaggcagcactccttgcgaaggcagcactccttgcgaaggcaggattccttgcgaaggcagcactcattgggaggcagcactcgttgcaaaggcagtactctctgagaaggcagcactacttgcgaaagcgataccccttgcgaaggcagcactccctgtgaaggcagccctcctctcgaaggcagccctccttgcgaagacaacactcctagcgaaggcagcactccttgcgaaggcagcagtcctttcgaaggcagtactccttgcgaaggcagcactccttttgaaggcaggactcctagcgaaggcagcacaccttgcgaatgcagatctctttgcaaaggcagcactccgtgggaaggcagcactacgtgcgaaggctgcactccgtgcgaaggcagcactccttgcgatggcagcactccttgcgaagacagcactccttgcgaagacagcactccttgcgaaggcagcacttcatgcgaaggcaccactccctgcgaatgcagatctctgtgcaaaggcagcactccgtgcgaaggcagcactacgtgcgaaggctgcactccgtgcgaaggcagcactccttgcgaaggcagcactccttgcgaaggcaacactccttgcgaaggcaacactccttgtgaaggcagcactccctgcgtaggcagcactccctgcgaaggcaggcctccgtgcgaaggcagcactctgtcaaaggaagcactccgtgtgaaggcagcattatgtgcgaaggctgcactccgtgcgaaagcagcactccttgcgaatgcagcactccttccgaaggcagcactccttgcaaaggcagcactccttgcgaaggcagcactcctttcgaaggagtactccttgcaaaggcagcactccttgcgaaggcagcactcctagcgaaggcagccctcattgtgaaggcagcactccttgcgaaggcagcactctttgcgaagggagcacttcttgcaaaggcagcacttcttggaaggcagcactccttgcaaaggcagtactccctgcgaaagcagaacttcttgcgaaggcattaccccttgcgaaggcagcactccctgcgaaggcagccctctttgcgaaggcagccctccttgcgaaggcagcactcctagcgaaggcagcactccttgcgatggcagcgctccttgcaaaggcagcactccttgcgaaggcagcactccttgcgaaggcagcactccttgcggatgcagcactccctgcgaaggcagcactccttgcgaaggcaccactccttgcgaaggcagcactccctgcaaaggcagcacttcttgcgaagtctgccctccttgcgaaagcagcactcctagcgatggcagcactccttgggaagccagcactccttagaagggcagcactcctagcgaaggcagcactccttgcgaaggcagcactccttgcaaagg is from Schistocerca cancellata isolate TAMUIC-IGC-003103 unplaced genomic scaffold, iqSchCanc2.1 HiC_scaffold_1148, whole genome shotgun sequence and encodes:
- the LOC126159834 gene encoding uncharacterized protein LOC126159834, encoding MEYYLCNECCLPMSAAFARSAAFARSAAFAMSAAFAMRAAFAGSAAFARGGAFTRSAAFARSAAFARRAAFASSAALLRRAGLARSADIARSPAFARRADFAGSAAFARSAAFARSGAFARSAAFAGSAASARSAAFARCAAFRRSAAFARNAASTRSAAFARSAAFARSAAFARSAAFARSPAFARRAAFAGSAAFARGNAFASSSAFAGSTAFARSAAFQGVLPLQGVLPSQRVLPSQGVLPSQGVLPLEGVLPSQGVLPSQGVLPWDRVLPSLGVLPSYRVQPSQGVLPSQGVLPLQGVMPSEGVLPSQAVVPSQGVLPSQGVLPLQGVLPSQGVLPSQGVLPSQGVLPSLGVLPSQGGLPSQGGLPSRGVLPSQGVMPSQGVMPSQGVVPSQGVLPSQGVLHSQGVLPPQGVLLSQGVLPSQGVLPSQGVLPSQGVLPSLGVLSSQGGLPSRGGLPSQGVLPLQGVMPSQVVLPSQGVLPLNECCLPMSAAFARSAAFARRYAFARSAAFASCPSKERCLRKECCLR
- the LOC126159835 gene encoding ice-structuring glycoprotein-like, with the translated sequence MSAAFTRSAAFARSAAFARSAAFARSAAFPRSAAFARSAAFARSAAFARSAAFAMRAAFAGSAAFTRGCAFARSAAFAKSAAFARSAAFARSAAFAMRAAFAGSAAFAMGGAFPRSAAFARSAAFARRYAFARSAAFARSAAFLRRAAFARSAAFARSAAFARRAAFAVSAAFAGSAAFAGSAAFARSGAFARSAAFAGSAASARSPAFVRCAAFARSAAFARSAAISRSAAFARSAAFARRAGFAKREYCLCNECCLPMSAAFARSASFARSAAFARSAAFARSAALARRAAFERRAAFAGSAAFARGNAFASSAAFSGSTAFAMSAAFQ
- the LOC126159836 gene encoding trophinin-like, whose translation is MSAAFTRSAAFARSAAFARSAAFARSAAFARSAALLRSAGFPRSAAIARSAAFARRADFARSAAFAGSAAFARSGAFARSAAFAGSAASARSAAFARSAAFARSAAFARSAAIARSAAFARSAAFARRAAFAKRAAFAGSAAFARGNAFARSSAFAGSTAFARSAAFQEVLPLQEVLPSQRVLPSQGVLPSQ